The sequence tcGCTTAATCACTGGCATACTTCTCTCGGCCAACTAGCTTCTTTAGAAAGgttatcatttaaattattgAACAAACTAGATGATTATGATCGAAAATGGGGACCCTCTCCAACTCAAATACTTAGGCACCTGAATAGGCTTATACAGCTGAACTCTTGAAACTTCATGTCCAGATTTCGTTAGGCAtcacttttgtttgtatttatttattttattattattatttgttatttattttttatttttttactaatATACTAATACTGATGTGTAtgattatatttatatatatattttttttatttgttaatttttgttttgtatacaTTCGTTCCTTTTACTATTTAATTTTGTGTGTAATGTTGTATAATTCACTTGAAGTCACTTGTCAAGGACTGAATTTATAttgtataataatataatgtGGATTATTGTTTGTTCATTGttaatttctgaaaaataaaaaaagtttaaatcacaaaaaaaacctgtgtTTTCATCTATGCTCTGTCTGAAATATATTGGCGCCCTTCTTTAAAAGAAGTCAAATTCACAAGAATTAAGCAGAAAAAGATGATTGCCAAACGTGTACCAACAACACTGATGCCTTTATCCTGATTTGTGTTAAGAAGAAATGAACTCACTATATGGATTCTTTTTATTCAAAGGTGCTTGTgaaaactgtctttttttttttaacaatagaTAAGAAAATACTAAGCAAGCCCTCATGTCTTTACACTGTAGATTGCCAGGGTATAACAGGAAATCGTGCAGTCATTTATTGAAAgatgtgcaaacataaatggaaatgcaGTGGAAAAGGTAGAAAACAAGTTTCTAAAATTCTAATGACTTGAAAGTCAACATTTAATATGAGAACCTTTATTGTTCGACatagcctgaaccctctcagatgagctttcttgtaatttctttaagtagtatTCAAGAATgattctccaggcttcttaaaaggcatttcaaagctcttctttggatgttggctgccctTTGCTTCGTTCTCtttcaagatgatcccacaccgCTTTAACAGCATTAAGTTCcggggctctggggaggattcatccctccagaaAGACCTGTTGCCTCTGATTTTCAGTTCGATTCTTGTGTCattttggcatacctcagccttttcttatcgtttcccttcctttaaaaatggcttcttgttggtgcaaaaatactaCTTTATGTCTGTTAAACTGTTCTCTTTGGGTTTTTATGTTTGTACATGTAACTGATGAATAGGaactaaatcttttttttgtgacagctgtaactgtaaaataatttttaaaaagttgcttTTTCAAGTCTGTTATATAAAGACACAACAATGGTTCATATCTTGAGCTTAGAGCTTTAATGACTCATTGCTCACATTTTAGTGGCTTAACACacccaaaaaaaacactgaatattcTGAAAATGGTACATGGTCTGGACTGATATGGGGTGAAAAAGAAGCCAATGTTCATTTCTTTGAAAGGTTTTAAAAAAGACTGGAGACTAATTTAAAAGATTACATGTAAGTCTGGCTCcttggatgcaaaatataaagaaaccaGGGTCGGTTCAAGCCTTTTTGCACCGTAATGTAGGTCAATTGATATTTTGTTGTATGCTGCCCTTGATGTAAAGCTTAACACTGTGTACTGCAGAATATATTTCAGggttttattcataaacaaagaagaaaaacttgTAGAGACTTGACTTTGCAAAGCTTGCACGAGGTTAACCTGGTTGCGTGCAAACTTTTTCTGAGAGAGCGTACATGGCGATGGGAGTGGCATTTTAAGGCTTTTGATCAGAAAAGGAAAGTGGTCGGTTAGAAGGAAAGTAATTACATTCATCCAGGTGATAATGAGATGCCATACACAGTTGTCAGGAAATCTATAACAAGTGTTCACCTCTTTGTGATTCAGGAGTAGAAAACAAACGATCAAGATCACCAGGGTGATTCAGATTCATCCTTTATTCATCAACATCCACAACCAACCATAAACAATTCTTTTAGGATTTCAGTTGCATTGGCTGACAAACAATCATATATTGAATATTACTTCAACTACATTGCTAATCAACTGTGACTTGgttgatttgttttcttttttggttttatATAAGAATCCAGTGgataaaataatgaataaaaacaaaggcAAAATCTGTGTGCTAAACAAAGGAACGTCTCACTTGTACAACTTATACTGCATGTTCCAGAGTTTGGAGGAGGCAACCCCAATAACGCAGCAGGCGAGCCTTCGGCCTGCATTCCCATCTAACAAGCTCCCTGGGTTTCCACCAAGCCCTAAGTCATCTTCGCGTTCATGAATCACCACTGATCTTCCAAACACAGACGTGACTCCAAACAGTGTCGCATCAGATTCTATCAGCGCACTGATTTTTCCTTGCTGAGGCAAAAAGTTACCAAAGTCTCCTGGGTGGTTAGGGTGATCCACACCGTATGGATTGTAGTGGCCGCCAGTTGAGTCACATCCGCGGCTCAGGTCTCCATACTGATAGATGTGCACAGCTCTGTATTCTGGAGAGCCCTCTGTGGGGAAGCCACTGAAACTGAGAAGGACTTGCAGTTTTCCCTGAGAGGGATGCTGCTTAAAAAGCACCCGACCATAGATTTTGGGCAGGCCATCAGGGAGTGTAGAGCTCGGTTTCACTTTGCAGACTCCATACAGAGCGCCATTGGGCTGCGAGACCTCTGGTGGAAGCAGAGTATCAGTGTGCGCCGAGACACATTGTTGAAAGCCTGCCAGCAAGACCAACAGAGCGGTTTCCAGTACACTCACTGACCTGAAACATATTGGAATAACAGGACAATGCATATCAAATGTGTTGCATGGGCTTTAGATTAAATCAACATATATTTTTGGCAGAATTTAGACTATTTAAATAAGtaaaagaagctgtttgttTACAGGCAGGAGTCCTACAGTAAGAGGGTTATGTCACTGATGGGGTTGGAGCTGATTTAAGAAAGCCCATCAGGTAATTAGATGGTATTTTCTATGTTAATTATAAGTTTGGTATAAAAGCCTAAAATGCAATCAAATACTACTATTGTGCATTttagtaaaacaaagaaaaaaaaaggtaacattttttTAACATGACAGTTTACAGTAGCACAGTGACTACCTCCATCATTTTAGTGGCTGGGATCTGTTACTTTTTACAAACTTCTACAGATTACACACTCAGGGATGAGACTTCAAAACTACTAGCAGGTTTTTATCTTACCATAAAGGTAAACGGTATAACGCAGTGTGTAAAGTTAATGGCGTGCCCCTGCAAAACCATGAAGACTTTAGTATACTTACCCGTGTGGTCGCATGATCGCCATCAAAACAACAAGAATTCAAACTCAAGTCTTCAGTCTTGACAACCTGCTCAGCACAGATCCTCTGAAGAGTCACGGTAAGAGTGTTTGATAACAGCTTTATAGGATTTTTTTGGAAGGCGTTACCTCAGCTGAGGGTGGAGCAGGGGTTTTGTCTATCAGCCATGACAATTGATAACATGGCAGAGGGAATGGTTTTACGAATGCGATTGACGGAATATTAGTGTGTCACTGACAAAGGTGGAGATATCAGATGCAAGCGCATCTAGGCAGACGAattgttttcattcattcaccTCTAACCTTGCTGATGTTTTAGGTTACAAATTGTTTATCAGCTGATGACTGTTTTGAGGGAGATTAGGAAAAGAAATCATGAACAAATGCCACACTGATGTTGTATGCTGAAAAATCAAATGCACGCACATTTCTCTTGATTTATCTGTTTTATCTCTTATCATGGGTACTCGGAATCAAACTGTGATTAAAAATACAACATGATGTTCTGgtaaagactgacattttttcaCTTTTAGTTTTTAGGGCATTCACTTTATGAGCCTTGTACTTTTATCAAATGGCTGTTTGTGCAGTGTGCTGGAACCGGTTcagataataacaataaagactCATATATACTCATGCATCCTCTGAGTTGAGAGGCGAGAAGGAAACACCTGCTTGTAGCATGGGTGAATAACACATCTGCGAAGG is a genomic window of Odontesthes bonariensis isolate fOdoBon6 chromosome 4, fOdoBon6.hap1, whole genome shotgun sequence containing:
- the LOC142379266 gene encoding extracellular superoxide dismutase [Cu-Zn]-like, producing the protein MAIMRPHGSVSVLETALLVLLAGFQQCVSAHTDTLLPPEVSQPNGALYGVCKVKPSSTLPDGLPKIYGRVLFKQHPSQGKLQVLLSFSGFPTEGSPEYRAVHIYQYGDLSRGCDSTGGHYNPYGVDHPNHPGDFGNFLPQQGKISALIESDATLFGVTSVFGRSVVIHEREDDLGLGGNPGSLLDGNAGRRLACCVIGVASSKLWNMQYKLYK